One Nostoc sp. CENA543 genomic window, GATTTCCTGTTCTAAAGCGATGCCTTCCGCACCAGCTTCTTTAAAACCAGCCGAAATAATAATTGCTCCTTTCACCCCTGCATCGACACATTCAGCAATTACACCAGGAACTGTGGGGGCTGGTGTAGCAATTACTGCTAAATCCACCTGTTCTGGAATTTCGGCAATTGAGGGATAGGCTTTGATTCCGAGGACACTATGGCGTTTGGGATTGACAGGGAAAACTGTACCGCCAAAGGGACTGCTAATTAAATTCCATAAAATCGTGCGTCCAACGCTACTCGCTTTTTCACTCGCACCAATGACAGCAACACTTTGGGGTGCAAAAATGGCATGGAGAGGATTGACCTTCTCTGCCTGCAAAATATCATAAGCGCGATCAATATTGGTAGTGGGCTTAAGAGATTGTGGCATCAATCCTCCAGATGATCAATTAGCATGGTGAGCAATTTAACTGTGCTTGACAGTGGTGAGTGCTGAGTGCTGTTAGCGGTAGCGGGGCGTTTAGCCCGTGCTGAGTTGTGAGTGGCGAGTGCTGAGTGAAAACTCAGTTTTTTCAAGGTGGTGAGCAATCAAAACTGTTCTCAGTTCTGTGACTACGATTATAAAGTTCAAACTTTTTCAGTCAGGATAGATAAGGATATATCTATATCTAAACTAATTCTTGAACTTCTACCCAATAGGTGTGGATTCTGTCCAAAATTTGAATGATTTTTAATAAAGCTAGTGATTTACCGATTTCAGCAATTCGGGAGAGGCGATCGCCAATTTCAAAGTTAAATCCTGGTATCGTTAATAACCAAGCTGTCGGAGAATAGCCGTATAAAGCCTGAGTTAAAGCTAACAGCGATCGCGGATCACAAATATGAACACTGTGATCTAAATCATCCGCCGGTGAGAGGGGTTGTATTTGCACATCCCAGTCATCGGTAGGTAAACAAGCATCTACAAATATAGCTAAATCTGTTTTTGCTAAAGACGCTGCCAAATCTGGTGTTAGCTGTTGTATAGCCAAGGATTTTACAGAAGGTAAATGCCAATTAGCAATTTCATTGGCTATTTGCTGTCCTATGCCATCATCGCTTCTCAGTTCGTTACCGTATCCGATTACCATCACAGTCTTATTCATTGTTTAACTCTCTAGATATCAAAAATTGCCAATTTCAGAATGTAGTAAAACTCAGCAAATTTATCAGTATTCTTTTATTAAGTTGTTCAATTTGAAACAATAAACGAACAATTTGAGGAAGTTGTGAGGGATGGGAAATAAGGGACTTCCAACTTAAAAAATGTACTATCACTGTGTAGGCAGAGGGGCAGGGGGCAGGGGGCAGGGGGCAGGGGGAAAAATCACGATGTCTGCTCTCGGAAATTGGATAATTTATTTTCTGGAAGTCCCTAAGCAGGGGAGGCAGGAGAGGAAAGAGGTTTATTTTTCGGTAATTCTTCTCTCCTGCTGTCTACCTGACTTAACCAAAAAATTTCTTACCCTTACACCCCCACACCCTTACACCCTTACACCCCTAAATCCTGAGTTTTTAGATTTTTTAATTTTTTATTTGGAATTATCACCTAGCAGCTATGGTAATTCTATGATTAACTTGTGTAGCGCAACACAATCAAACACCGACCCAATATTCTGATGTGAGGCTGTTTTATGTCTGAAGTTAATTACCAACAGCCAATTAGTACAGTAGCCACTCTGATGGAAAAGTACCATCTGGGTGAGAGGGATTTTAGCCGAGCCGAATTAGGTGATGCGGATTTGCAAGGCGTTAACTTGAAAGGCTCTGATTTGAGTTACGCTGATTTGAGTACAGCTAATCTCAGTGGTGCAAATCTCAGGGGTACTGATTTGAGCTTTGCTGATTTGAGTCAAGCTAATTTACAAAATGCAGACTTACGAGGAGCAATGTTAATGTCGGCGGATTTGCGTCACGCCAACTTGCAAGGAGCAATGTTAGAAAAAGCTGATTGCGATCGCACTACTCATTTTCCCACCAACTTTGACCCCATAACCGCCGGTTTGCAGAACAAAGATTAGTCCTCAGCAACACGGGAAAATTCAGGACAAGGGGCAGGGGGGCAGGGAGCAGGGGGGAGAACCCCATACATAAATGTAGAGGATTAGAGGATTGAAGTAAAAACGTAAGGGGGTATTATTCCTTGCACTTATGCGTATTGAAATAAATATTTTTACTTTCTAGCATAAATAATGGTGCTTTAATCCCTGCTGGCAGGTAAAAACGAATTTCCCCCTTGCACCCTACACCCTGCTCTCCTGCCTCTTGTGGTCAAATATGATCCGCATATTCTTAAAGAAATCCTGAAGTTTCTCATAGTTAATGACAAAAGTTACTTTCAGGTGGAGAAAATATGTAATTATTACTAACGAGATTAAATATATCTAATTAATAGAGTTAACTAGGTGTTGCTTCACCACTGCCTACACAAATTACAAACATCTCCCTATTGTCTCACAGCGACAATAATCTTTGCTGTGACGACATCTGTTATACTAAATCACAGCCAAACTGCTGTAGCAGAGATTATTGAAGATAAAACATTACCCGATAATTCTCAAGTTACCTTATCTCGTAGAACTTTCTTAATTGAAGGTGGCACTCAGATTGGGAATAATCTATTTCACAGTTTCTCTGAGTTTTCTTTACCAGAAAATTACATAGCTTACTTTAATAATCATACAGATATTCAAAATATTTTTAGTCGTGTTACAGGCAACAAAGCATCTTATATCAATGGGTTAATTCAGGTAAATCCAGGAGCGAATCTATTTCTTATTAATCCTAACGGTATCAGTTTTGGTGCCAAAGCGCAATTGCGAATCGGCGGCTCATTTTTTGCCAGTACCGCTAATAGTATTAATTTTAATAATGGTGAAAAATTTAGTACCAAACCCGAAGAAAGTTCACCTTTACTGACAGTCAAAACTCCCATCGGCTTACAAATTGGCATAGATAAAGAAAAGCCTCTGACTAAAGTTGAAACGCTGGAAACACCCATTGGGCTAGAATTCGCCTCCAAGCCAGGGAATATCATTGTTCAAGGCGAATCCCTGTTAGATAGAGCTAACCTACAAGTACCCTTTGATCAAACATTAGCTTTAGTCGGTGGCGATATATTTTTAGAAAATGCCGATTTGAGTATCTCAAGGTTTGGAGGAAGAATAGAATTAGGCAGTGTAGCATCAGCAGGTTTTGTAGGCTTAACATCCACGAAATTAGGTACTATTCTTAACTTTGACCAAGCCCCTGATTTGGGGAACATTCAGATATCCTCAGCAACAAATATAAATTCTTTGGGTGCTTTGCAAGTTGTAGGGAGAAATATTCTTATTAATGGCAGTACATTAAAAGCCCAGACTGATATAAATTTGCAGGCGACAGAAAACATCCAACTATCTCATAATAGTTCTATTCACTCACAAGTTTCTGGGAGAAATAGCGGCGATTTCAACATCAATACGCAAAATTTGTTAATTCAAGATGGGTCTTATCTGGGTATAGATAAAGGTAACTTGAACATCAACGCATCAGATACAGTACAACTCAACAGTAACCCCGATACTACCGTACAGGGTTCTAGTCTGCTCTTTGCCACGGCTTCGGGAGATATTAACCAACAAGTGGGAAACATAACTATCAATACTCGCCATCTAGTAGTAGACAATGGTTCACAAATTCTCACTAATTCTTCTGGCAGTGCGGCTCCTAGTTTATTAAGTTATGATCAGGCGATCGCCACAGTTGAAAGAAGTAATATAGCTATCAATGCTACTGAATCCGTCACTTTATCTGGGAGTTCATTAAATGAACTAAATCCCAGTGGTTTATTTACTAGAACTTTTGAAGGTGGAGATAGTGGAACTATCACAGTTAACACCAAAGTTTTATCAATTACAGACGGCGCACAGATAGCTACTAATAATTTTAGTGACAGTCAAGCTGGTAACTTGAGAATTAATGCCACAGATAAACTAGAAATTATTGGTACTTCACGCACAGGGAAAATTTTTGCTGATTTCCTCGGTGGAGAAATTTTAGTAGATGATCCCGCCCCTGATGCTTCTTTAATATCTTTATCTTCTGCTCAAGGTTTGAGAATTCAAGGTACTCTACCTAGTGGTGTATTTACTAACGCGCCAAGCGCGGGAGACGCAGGTAATATTGATATCAAAACCCGCATTTTAGTCACCCAAGATGGTGGACAAATCAGTTCTAATAACTTTAATCGGGGACATGGTGGTGATGTAACCATCAATGCGTCTGAACAGGTGCAACTTTTGGGGACTTCCCCGAATGGAATATCTAGCGGTTTATTTACCAGAGCAAATCCCAGAACCACGGGAGATGCTGGTACATTAAATCTTTTCACTGGTAATTTACTAGTAAAAGATGGGGCGCAGGTAAGCGCAAGTACCTTTGGCGCAGGAACAGGGGGAGTTTTAAATGTTGAAGTCACTGACGGAATAAAACTCATCGGTGTTTCGCGTCTCAATGTCCCCAGTGGTTTGTTTACTCAAGCTAATGCTGGTAGTACCGCAGATGCGGGAGAACTGACTATCAATACCTCTACTCTGTTGGTGCAAAACGGAGCGCAAATCAGCGCAAGTACCTTTGGTACGGGTAATGGTGGTAATTTGACTGTGAAAGCCACAGCAGGGATTGAATTAATTGGCACTTCTAAAAATGAAAATTTATTCCCAAGTGGTTTGTTTGCTATCACTGCCCGTAGAGCCACAGGGGATGCGGGTAATCTTACAGATGAAACTTTTGCTAGCACCTACAGCAAAGGCGATACCACAGGGGATGCTGGTAATCTGATAGTAGATACTCCTAAATTGTTAGTGCGCGATGGAGCGCAAATTGCCGCTAGCACTAGCAGCGAAGGTAAAGCTGGTAATGTAACAGTGAATGTTCCCGATAGAGTGCAAATAATCGGGACGGCTGTAAATGGTGCGTTTCCTAGCGGTTTATTCGTTTCCGGTACTCCAGAGTCTAGCGGTAATGCTGGTAACTTGATCATCAAAACCAATGTATTAGAAGTTTTTCACGGTGCAGGGATAGCAGTACGAAATCGAGGAAGCGGTAGTGCAGGTAACTTATTTGTCAATACCCGTTCTATGGAGTTGAATAATCAAGCTTTCATCAGTGCTGATACGCGCGGTGTCAGTAATAACCCTAGTCAACTACAGGCTAATATTAACCTTAGTTCTCAAGACCTCATATTGCTGCGTGGCCGTAGCAGCATCACCACCAATGCCACAGGAAATAATGTGATTGGGGGTAATATTAACATTGATACCAAGTTGTTAGCCGCCTTTGAAAATAGTGATATCAGCGCAAATTCGGCAGATTTTCGGGGTGGTCGTGTGAAAGTCTCAGCGCAAGGTATTATCGGTACACAATATCGTACCTCATTGACTCCAGAAAGTGATATTACCGCCACTGGGGCAACTCCAGATTTAAGCGGTACTGTGGAAATTAATACTCCAGAAGTAGACCCTAGTCGGGGTTTAACTGAATTGCCGTCAAATCTGGTTGATGTTTCTAATCAAATAGCACAGAAATGTCACGCTAGCGAAAATAGAGCCAGACAACGCAATCAATTTTTAATCACAGGTAAGGGTGGTATACCTACAAATCCCTACGATACACTCCAGAATGAGTCAGCGATCGCCAACTGGATTAATGTGGATAATATCAACAATACTGCTCAAAATCACACTAATTACACTAAAATCACTAGTCCACCGGAAACGCCTATTATCGAAGCTCAAGCCTTAGTATCTGATAGTAATGGCAATCTCATTTTAACTGCCAACACCCCTAATTTAACATCCCAAAAATCAGCACTTACACACCCAGTTTGTAATAGTTAAAATTAGCTACATCAAATTACAAAATACTTAATAATTACCGTAAATATTTATTCTGAAATAATGAATTATATTTCTGGAAAATATGGTGTACAGGAATTATCCTAGACTTTTAAAGTAATTAAAAGTGAGCTTAGAGATGAATGACAGCAAAATTTTGTTGTCACTACTTTGATGTGTCGATTTTGGTTTGAAATTAAGCAATATAGAGATTTAATCAACAAAATTCATCACAGAAAATGGCATTTACTCAGTATTAGCTCACTTTAGCAGTAGGTGCAAGTATTTCACGTTTGCAACGTAAAAAAAATGGGTAAAAGTAAGCGTATTGGCATTTTAACCAGTGGCGGAGATTGTTCTGGTTTAAATGCGGTAATTAGAGCCGTTGTTCACTGTGCTAGCGGTAAAGGTTGGGAAGTATTAGGAATCCGCCAAGCAACTTTAGGATTGATGGCGCGTCCACCGCAGGTAACTAAACTAGAAACTGAGCAAGTTGATCCGTTATTGACTTCTGGTGGCACAATGTTAGGTACTACCAATAAAGGCGATCCCTTTGCCTTTCCTATGACTGATGGTAGTATATGCGATCGCTCACCAGAAATTATTGCAGGCTATCATCAACTCGGTTTAGATGCGTTGATTGGTATAGGTGGTGACGGTAGTTTGGCGATTTTGCGCCACCTAGCACAACAAGGTGGAATCAACTTAGTCGGTATTCCCAAAACCATTGATAATGATATCGGCATTACTGAACACGCCATTGGATTTGATACAGCAGTCAATATTGCCACAGAAGCACTAGATAGATTACATTTTACCGCCGCTTCTCACAGTCGAGTCATGATTTTAGAAGTCATGGGTCGTGATGCTGGACACATTGCTTTAGCTGCGGGAATTGCGGGTGGCGCAGATGTGATTTTAATCCCCGAAATCCTCTACAGTATGGATGACATTTGCTACCACATTAAACACC contains:
- a CDS encoding filamentous hemagglutinin N-terminal domain-containing protein, which translates into the protein MTTSVILNHSQTAVAEIIEDKTLPDNSQVTLSRRTFLIEGGTQIGNNLFHSFSEFSLPENYIAYFNNHTDIQNIFSRVTGNKASYINGLIQVNPGANLFLINPNGISFGAKAQLRIGGSFFASTANSINFNNGEKFSTKPEESSPLLTVKTPIGLQIGIDKEKPLTKVETLETPIGLEFASKPGNIIVQGESLLDRANLQVPFDQTLALVGGDIFLENADLSISRFGGRIELGSVASAGFVGLTSTKLGTILNFDQAPDLGNIQISSATNINSLGALQVVGRNILINGSTLKAQTDINLQATENIQLSHNSSIHSQVSGRNSGDFNINTQNLLIQDGSYLGIDKGNLNINASDTVQLNSNPDTTVQGSSLLFATASGDINQQVGNITINTRHLVVDNGSQILTNSSGSAAPSLLSYDQAIATVERSNIAINATESVTLSGSSLNELNPSGLFTRTFEGGDSGTITVNTKVLSITDGAQIATNNFSDSQAGNLRINATDKLEIIGTSRTGKIFADFLGGEILVDDPAPDASLISLSSAQGLRIQGTLPSGVFTNAPSAGDAGNIDIKTRILVTQDGGQISSNNFNRGHGGDVTINASEQVQLLGTSPNGISSGLFTRANPRTTGDAGTLNLFTGNLLVKDGAQVSASTFGAGTGGVLNVEVTDGIKLIGVSRLNVPSGLFTQANAGSTADAGELTINTSTLLVQNGAQISASTFGTGNGGNLTVKATAGIELIGTSKNENLFPSGLFAITARRATGDAGNLTDETFASTYSKGDTTGDAGNLIVDTPKLLVRDGAQIAASTSSEGKAGNVTVNVPDRVQIIGTAVNGAFPSGLFVSGTPESSGNAGNLIIKTNVLEVFHGAGIAVRNRGSGSAGNLFVNTRSMELNNQAFISADTRGVSNNPSQLQANINLSSQDLILLRGRSSITTNATGNNVIGGNINIDTKLLAAFENSDISANSADFRGGRVKVSAQGIIGTQYRTSLTPESDITATGATPDLSGTVEINTPEVDPSRGLTELPSNLVDVSNQIAQKCHASENRARQRNQFLITGKGGIPTNPYDTLQNESAIANWINVDNINNTAQNHTNYTKITSPPETPIIEAQALVSDSNGNLILTANTPNLTSQKSALTHPVCNS
- a CDS encoding ATP-dependent 6-phosphofructokinase, producing the protein MGKSKRIGILTSGGDCSGLNAVIRAVVHCASGKGWEVLGIRQATLGLMARPPQVTKLETEQVDPLLTSGGTMLGTTNKGDPFAFPMTDGSICDRSPEIIAGYHQLGLDALIGIGGDGSLAILRHLAQQGGINLVGIPKTIDNDIGITEHAIGFDTAVNIATEALDRLHFTAASHSRVMILEVMGRDAGHIALAAGIAGGADVILIPEILYSMDDICYHIKHRQEEGKNYCLIIVSEAVRTQEGETRTLTNRLGQSRYGGIGEYLADQISDRIGAETRVTVLGHIQRGGTASPLDRLVASAFGVAAVNLIEEGKYDYMVAWQNRQVITVPIAEAIAQYRAVNPEDTLVKTARGLGIYLGE
- a CDS encoding pentapeptide repeat-containing protein, with the protein product MSEVNYQQPISTVATLMEKYHLGERDFSRAELGDADLQGVNLKGSDLSYADLSTANLSGANLRGTDLSFADLSQANLQNADLRGAMLMSADLRHANLQGAMLEKADCDRTTHFPTNFDPITAGLQNKD
- a CDS encoding hydrogenase maturation protease; translated protein: MNKTVMVIGYGNELRSDDGIGQQIANEIANWHLPSVKSLAIQQLTPDLAASLAKTDLAIFVDACLPTDDWDVQIQPLSPADDLDHSVHICDPRSLLALTQALYGYSPTAWLLTIPGFNFEIGDRLSRIAEIGKSLALLKIIQILDRIHTYWVEVQELV